A segment of the Mangrovimonas sp. YM274 genome:
GTCTTAGACGGGCATCTGCCGAAGAGACTTCATTTTGCTCATTGGCACCACCACCATTTACTTCAGTGTCGGCATAACGAACGGTAAAGGATAAATCAACTTTGTCGTTTGGCTTGCTTTTTAAAGCAAGGGATACGTTATTTCTTTTAAAATCAGAACCAACCATAATGGCTTTTTCATCAAACAAGGCGTAGTTGAAGTTATAGTTGATTTTGTCACTTCCTCCTCTAATGGCTAGATCACGACTTTGTACCTCACCTTTTCGTCCATAAATTTGTCTTTGCCAATCATTGCCTTCCATACCTATATATTGGTCGTAATCATCATAGGAACCAAAATATTCTTCATACGTTTCAGGTTGCTCATCCAAAAGGGCATACTCGTATTGCCATTTCACATAATCTTCAGGGCTTAATACGTCAATCGTTTTGGCTATTTCCTTAAAGCCATAAAACATATTGTAATTTACGGAAATTTTACCTGGTTGTCCACTTTTTGTGGTGATGATTACTACTCCATTAGCACCTCTAGAACCGTATATGGCGGTTGAGGAAGCATCTTTTAAAACAGTAATGCTTTCAATGTTAGAAGGAGAAATGTCGTTCAAGCTTGGAGCAGGGAAGCCGTCTACGATAAGTAGCGGGGAGCTGTCTCCTGTAATAGAACCGGCACCACGTACCCTAATGTTTATTTCAGAGTCGGGTGAACCTTCAGTGGAAACTACCTGAACCCCGGCAAGTCTACCAGTTAGGGTTTCTGCTACACTAGCTATTGGTTGCGCAGCTAAGTCATCTCCATCAATGGCCACTACGGACCCAGTTAAATCAGATTTTTTAGATGTACCGTATCCAATAATAACAACTTCATCAAGTGATTCCAAGTTTGGTTCGAGGGTAACATTAATAGTGGTTTGTCCTGCCACTGGTATTTCTTGGGTGGTAAACCCGGTATAAGAAAACACCAAAACAGCATTACTGTCTTCAATTTGTAGCGTGTAATTTCCGTCAAAATCGGTTGTTGTTCCGTTCGCTTTGCCTTTAACCAGAATATTGGCGCCAACTAAGGGACCTCCCAGTTCACCATCTGTCACAGTTCCTTTAACGGTTATACTTTGAGCGTTCAAAGCTGCCGCACTAAAAACAAAGGTGAACAATAGGATTATCGAGTGAAACTTTAATGGATAAAGTCCCTTTGTTTTTCTCCTAAGAGAGTGTAAAAACAAAGCATCAATTAAATTGTTGTGCATAAAATGAGTTAGTTTAGAATATTAATATCATATGTAATCGATTACCCAAAGTTATCATATATTTTGAAAAATACAATTTTTTGTTAATTTTTTTTAAAGATTATGAATTAAAGAGCCTCGAAATATCGATGTGGTAATCTATATATGAAGTGTGTTTTAAGAAGTGGTTTTTGGGGTTAAATATGAATTAGAACTATTTTATCTGTATAAGTGATATTTTATAAGTACCTAATCGGTTTTTGGTTGGGATTGGTTAGGGTAATTTTGACAGGGATTGGAGGAGTAATCGATTGTAAATTCAACAGAGAGCAATGTCTGTTATTAATAACAACGGTTTGTTGAAAATAGGAGGAAAGTGGAAATTATATTTTTTATTTGGGCTCTTAGCTAGTAATTGAAACCTGAAAGGGGGGTATGATTGAGGAGTGTGAAACTTTTTTTCATGGAAACTAAAATGTATAGTTGACATTTTTTTATCACTCAGCAAATTTAATTAGAAGTAAAGGTGGTTGTGACACAAGAAATAAGTAGTTCCTTTTTTCTGTTTGTGTTTTCAGAATTCAGTGGAGGTTATAATTAGTCTAGCCTTTTTTTAATGAGGATTTCCTAATCATTAATTCTGGGCTTAGTACGACCTTCTTTTCAACTTTTACATTATTGGTGTTGTTCACTTGCTCCAAAAATACTTGGGCAGTTATTTTTCCCATTTCCAATGGCGATTGGTCAACAGAAGTAATAGGAAGTTCCATGAATTTTGTAAAAGGTTCATTACTAAAGCCTATTACGGCACAATCTTCAGGGATTTTTATCCCTTGTGATGTCATTTCTTGGATTGCTCCCAAAATAACGGGGTCACTTGATGAGAAAATGCCATCTGGCTGAGGATTGAGCTTCATTAACTTTTTGGCAGCCTTTTTACCTTCCTCAACTTTACTTCGTACCAATTCCACATAGTTTTCATCATATTCAAAACCATTATCGAGCAATGCCTGCTTGTATCCTGAAAAACGTTCGTCATATATCTCAATGCTCAGGTCACCGCCTATGTGAGCAATATGTTGACAGCCTTGGTCTATAAGGTGCTTGGTCGCATTGTAAGCCGCTTCGTAGTCATTGATGGTTACCGAGCTTACTCCCGGAATGTTCTTCTTGCGGTCAAAGAAAATCAACGGCACATTCTTTTGAATGATTTTATGAATGATATGATTTTCGTCAAGGGCAACATTGGATGCAGAAATCATAATACCATCCACTTGAGCGTTTAATAGGGCTTCCAAATTTTTGGCTTCCAGGTCTTGATCATTGTGGGTTTGACAAATGATGACATGGTAGCCATGTGGGTGTAATTCCTCCTCAATACCACGAATAACGGTGGAGAAGAAATTGCGGTCAATTCTAGGAACAATTACCCCTACGTTATTGCTTTTACCGCTTTTAAGGGCTACGGCCAATTTATTGGGCTCGTAGTTCATTTTTTGCGCAGTTTTTAGTACCAGCTCCCGTGTGGCTTTGCTAATCTTTGGGTTGTTGTTAAGGGCTCTGGATACCGTAGCAGCTGTAATGTCCAGCTTTTTGGCAATGTCGTAGATAGTTGTTTTTTTGTTCATTAAAAGTAACGTTACATAATGATTGTGCAAACATAAGCAAAAGCATTGGACTTG
Coding sequences within it:
- a CDS encoding LacI family DNA-binding transcriptional regulator — translated: MNKKTTIYDIAKKLDITAATVSRALNNNPKISKATRELVLKTAQKMNYEPNKLAVALKSGKSNNVGVIVPRIDRNFFSTVIRGIEEELHPHGYHVIICQTHNDQDLEAKNLEALLNAQVDGIMISASNVALDENHIIHKIIQKNVPLIFFDRKKNIPGVSSVTINDYEAAYNATKHLIDQGCQHIAHIGGDLSIEIYDERFSGYKQALLDNGFEYDENYVELVRSKVEEGKKAAKKLMKLNPQPDGIFSSSDPVILGAIQEMTSQGIKIPEDCAVIGFSNEPFTKFMELPITSVDQSPLEMGKITAQVFLEQVNNTNNVKVEKKVVLSPELMIRKSSLKKG